A single Pantoea rwandensis DNA region contains:
- the gntU gene encoding gluconate transporter, whose protein sequence is MSTATLVLTAAGSVLLLLFLVMKARMHAFVALMLVSIGAGLFSGMPLDKIADTMQKGMGGTLGFLAIVVALGAMFGKILHETGAVDQIAIRMLKAFGENRAHYAMGIAGLICALPLFFEVAVVLLISIAFAVARRTHGNLVKLVIPLFAGVAASAAFLLPGPAPMLLASQMHADFGWMILLGLCAAIPGMLIAGPLFGNFIARHVSFSAPPEDHQPEIEEGKLPSFGFSLALILFPLLLVGLKTIGARFTTPDSRLYEWLEFIGHPFTAILLACLVAIYGLAYRQGMDKEKVMQVCGSALQPAGIILLVIGAGGVFKQVLVDSGVGPVLGHALTGAGMPIALACFILSGAIRVIQGSATVACLTTVGLVMPVIEPLHYSGAQLAALSICIGGGSIIISHVNDAGFWLFGRFTGATEGETLKTWTLMETILGTTGAIVGMIAFTLLS, encoded by the coding sequence ATGAGTACCGCAACGCTGGTGTTAACTGCAGCAGGCTCCGTCCTGCTGCTGCTGTTTTTGGTGATGAAAGCGCGTATGCACGCCTTTGTCGCCCTGATGTTAGTCTCAATTGGTGCCGGTCTGTTCTCTGGCATGCCGCTGGATAAAATTGCTGACACCATGCAAAAAGGCATGGGCGGAACGCTCGGATTTCTCGCCATCGTGGTGGCATTGGGCGCGATGTTCGGCAAAATCCTGCATGAAACCGGCGCAGTCGATCAAATCGCTATCCGCATGCTGAAAGCCTTTGGTGAAAACCGGGCGCACTACGCGATGGGGATTGCCGGATTGATCTGCGCGCTGCCGCTGTTCTTTGAAGTGGCGGTGGTCTTGCTGATTAGCATCGCTTTTGCCGTGGCGCGTCGCACCCATGGCAACTTAGTGAAGTTGGTCATTCCACTGTTTGCCGGTGTGGCGGCCTCAGCGGCGTTTCTGCTGCCGGGACCGGCTCCGATGCTGCTGGCTTCCCAGATGCACGCTGATTTTGGCTGGATGATCCTGCTGGGCCTGTGTGCAGCGATTCCCGGTATGCTGATTGCGGGTCCGCTGTTTGGTAACTTTATTGCCCGTCACGTCAGCTTCAGTGCGCCGCCAGAAGACCATCAGCCTGAAATTGAAGAGGGTAAACTGCCATCATTTGGCTTCAGCCTGGCGCTGATCCTGTTCCCGCTGCTGCTGGTGGGCCTGAAAACCATCGGTGCGCGCTTCACCACCCCGGATTCACGTCTCTACGAGTGGCTGGAGTTTATCGGCCATCCGTTTACGGCGATCCTGCTGGCGTGTCTGGTGGCGATTTACGGTCTGGCCTATCGCCAGGGGATGGACAAAGAGAAGGTGATGCAAGTGTGCGGCAGCGCACTGCAACCGGCCGGCATTATTCTGCTGGTGATCGGTGCGGGCGGTGTGTTCAAGCAGGTGCTGGTGGATTCTGGCGTCGGTCCGGTATTGGGCCATGCGCTCACTGGCGCCGGGATGCCGATTGCGCTGGCGTGCTTTATCCTCTCTGGTGCTATCCGTGTGATTCAGGGCTCGGCGACCGTGGCCTGTCTGACGACTGTGGGCCTGGTCATGCCGGTAATTGAACCGCTGCACTACAGCGGCGCGCAGTTGGCGGCGCTGTCGATCTGTATCGGGGGCGGCTCCATCATTATTAGTCACGTCAACGATGCCGGCTTCTGGCTGTTTGGCCGCTTCACCGGCGCCACTGAAGGTGAAACGCTGAAAACCTGGACGCTAATGGAAACCATTCTGGGTACCACCGGTGCCATTGTCGGGATGATCGCGTTCACTTTGCTGTCGTAA
- the gntR gene encoding gluconate operon transcriptional repressor GntR: MKKKRPVLQDVADRVGITKMTVSRYLRNPDQVSAALRDKIAVALDELGYIPNRAPDMLSNATSRAIGVLLPSLTNQVFADVLRGIETVTDEAGYQTLVAHFGYNADKEELQLRSLLGWNIDGVILTERTHTPGTLRMLEVAGIPVIEMMDSVTPCLDMAVGFDNVEAARQMTHAILKKGHRHTVYLGARLDERTLQKQQGYEKAMREAGLTPHSVMMEDASSFSAGAQLLREAQKRYPETDSLFCTNDDLAVGAMFECQRQGLHVPAQMAIAGFHGHDITQVVTPRLATVLTPRERMGRESAAMLLARIGGDRSVIEPLDVGFEIAEGGSI; this comes from the coding sequence ATGAAGAAGAAAAGGCCGGTACTACAGGACGTTGCCGATCGCGTCGGCATCACAAAAATGACCGTCAGTCGCTACCTGCGAAACCCCGATCAGGTCTCTGCGGCGCTGCGCGATAAGATCGCCGTCGCACTGGATGAACTCGGTTATATCCCCAATCGTGCCCCCGATATGCTCTCTAATGCGACCAGTCGCGCCATCGGCGTACTGTTGCCCTCGCTCACCAACCAGGTATTCGCCGATGTGTTACGCGGCATTGAAACCGTGACGGATGAGGCCGGTTATCAAACGTTGGTGGCGCACTTTGGCTATAACGCGGACAAAGAAGAGCTACAGCTGCGATCGCTGCTCGGCTGGAACATCGATGGCGTCATTCTCACCGAACGCACCCACACGCCCGGCACGCTGCGCATGCTGGAAGTGGCCGGTATTCCGGTGATTGAGATGATGGATTCGGTGACGCCGTGCCTCGATATGGCGGTGGGCTTCGATAACGTCGAAGCGGCGCGCCAGATGACGCATGCTATTCTGAAAAAAGGCCACCGCCACACCGTTTACCTTGGCGCGCGTCTTGATGAGCGTACCCTGCAAAAACAGCAGGGCTACGAAAAGGCGATGCGTGAAGCCGGGCTCACCCCGCACAGTGTGATGATGGAAGATGCTTCCTCCTTCAGTGCCGGCGCGCAGCTGCTGCGTGAGGCGCAGAAACGCTATCCCGAAACCGACAGCCTGTTTTGTACCAACGATGACCTGGCGGTCGGCGCGATGTTTGAGTGTCAGCGTCAGGGCTTACATGTCCCCGCACAGATGGCGATTGCCGGATTTCACGGCCACGACATTACGCAAGTGGTCACGCCGCGTCTGGCCACAGTGCTTACGCCGCGTGAGCGCATGGGACGTGAATCAGCCGCGATGCTGCTGGCGCGTATCGGTGGTGATCGCAGCGTGATCGAGCCGCTGGATGTCGGGTTTGAAATTGCTGAAGGTGGCAGCATCTGA
- a CDS encoding ABC transporter permease produces the protein MKGKTLATLLLLPFAFFWVAFQLAPLLWIAINSFWSDMNERWGIDNYTDILTSPFYLQAFRLSLDISIWSSIYGLLISLFAGYSLHQLGSGRFQRFLMSFTNMTSNFAGVPLAFAFVILLGMNGCLTLLLRHFGMLEGFKLFSRDGMVLVYTWFQIPLGILLLYPAFDGLRKDWEESAALLGASRWRYWWHIGLPILFPALLGTFVILLANALGAYATIYALTTGNFNVVPVRIAALVSGDISLDPNTGGALAMLLVFIMALITVVQQYLVRRSYLNAKSQE, from the coding sequence ATGAAGGGCAAAACCCTCGCCACACTGTTACTGCTGCCGTTCGCCTTTTTCTGGGTCGCCTTCCAGCTCGCGCCGCTGTTGTGGATTGCCATTAACAGCTTCTGGAGCGACATGAACGAGCGCTGGGGTATCGATAACTATACCGATATCCTCACTTCGCCGTTTTATCTGCAGGCATTTCGCCTGTCGCTGGATATCTCCATCTGGTCGAGCATTTACGGCCTGCTGATTTCGCTGTTTGCCGGCTATTCCCTGCATCAGTTGGGCAGCGGTCGTTTTCAGCGCTTCCTGATGTCCTTCACCAACATGACCAGTAACTTCGCCGGCGTGCCGCTGGCGTTTGCCTTCGTGATTCTGCTGGGCATGAATGGCTGTCTGACGCTGCTGCTGCGCCACTTCGGCATGCTGGAAGGATTCAAACTGTTCTCGCGTGACGGCATGGTGCTGGTTTACACCTGGTTCCAGATCCCACTTGGCATTCTGCTGCTCTATCCGGCGTTTGATGGCTTACGCAAAGATTGGGAAGAGTCAGCCGCGCTGCTCGGTGCCAGTCGCTGGCGTTACTGGTGGCATATTGGTTTGCCCATTTTGTTCCCGGCGCTGTTAGGGACTTTCGTCATCCTGCTGGCCAATGCCCTGGGCGCTTACGCCACCATTTATGCACTGACCACCGGTAACTTTAACGTGGTGCCAGTGCGAATTGCTGCGCTGGTGTCGGGCGATATCTCGCTCGATCCGAATACCGGCGGTGCGCTGGCAATGTTGCTGGTGTTCATTATGGCGCTGATTACCGTGGTGCAGCAGTATCTGGTGCGCCGCAGTTATCTCAACGCGAAATCACAGGAGTAG
- a CDS encoding Na/Pi cotransporter family protein, whose protein sequence is MLTLLNLLSAVALLVWGTHIVRTGIMRVYGADLRRVLSRSVEKKPMAFLAGIGVTALVQSSNATTLLVTSFVAQNLVSLTPALVVVLGADVGTAIMARILTFDLSWLSPLFIFFGVVFFLSRKQTRAGQMGRAAIGLGLILLALQLIVAAAKPITQAAGVQVLFSTLTGDVMLDALLGAVFAIISYSSLAAVLITATLTATGVISFKVALCLVIGANLGSGLLAMINASGSNAAGKRVALGSLLFKLIGSLVILPFVDFIADVLDKLPVNDEELVIFFHVFYNLLRCLVMVPFTGPMASLCRRMIADDPENQVHLKPRHLDSSALDTPALALANASRETLRIGDVVEQMMESFNKVVHGELREERVVRRLDDDVDVLYTAIKLYLARMPKEDLPEEDSRRWAEIIEMALNLEQAGDIIERMCADVADKSLQARRAFSAEGLGELNTLQEQVLNNLRLSLSVFLSKDLTSAKRLRRSKHRFRILIRRFSHAHVERLHQQNVQSIETSSLHLGLLGDMKRLNSLFCAVAYTVLDQPDDERDED, encoded by the coding sequence GTGTTGACCCTGCTCAATCTATTATCTGCCGTGGCCCTGCTGGTGTGGGGCACGCACATTGTGCGCACCGGCATCATGCGCGTGTACGGCGCCGATTTGCGGCGGGTGCTCAGCCGCAGCGTGGAAAAGAAGCCGATGGCGTTTCTCGCCGGGATTGGCGTCACCGCGCTGGTGCAGAGCAGTAATGCCACCACCCTGCTCGTCACCTCATTCGTCGCACAGAATCTGGTGAGTCTGACGCCTGCGCTGGTGGTGGTGCTCGGTGCCGATGTCGGTACCGCCATCATGGCGCGTATCCTGACCTTCGATCTCTCCTGGCTATCGCCGCTCTTCATCTTCTTTGGTGTGGTGTTCTTCCTCAGCCGTAAGCAGACGCGGGCCGGACAAATGGGGCGCGCCGCGATTGGTCTTGGATTGATTCTGCTGGCCTTGCAACTGATTGTCGCCGCCGCCAAACCCATCACTCAAGCGGCAGGTGTGCAGGTTTTATTCTCCACGCTGACTGGCGATGTCATGTTAGATGCACTGCTGGGTGCCGTATTCGCGATCATCAGCTACTCCAGTCTTGCTGCTGTACTGATCACCGCCACGCTCACGGCCACCGGGGTCATCTCGTTCAAAGTCGCGCTGTGCCTGGTGATTGGCGCCAATCTCGGCAGTGGTTTACTGGCGATGATCAATGCCAGCGGTTCCAATGCTGCAGGTAAACGCGTGGCACTCGGCAGCTTGCTGTTCAAATTGATCGGTAGCCTGGTTATTTTGCCTTTCGTCGATTTCATCGCTGATGTGCTCGATAAGTTGCCGGTGAATGACGAGGAGTTGGTGATCTTCTTCCACGTGTTTTATAACCTGCTTCGTTGTCTGGTGATGGTGCCATTTACCGGTCCCATGGCGAGCTTGTGCCGACGCATGATTGCCGATGACCCAGAAAACCAGGTTCACTTAAAGCCCAGACATCTTGATAGCAGCGCACTGGATACGCCGGCATTGGCACTGGCGAACGCATCGCGGGAAACGCTCCGTATAGGCGATGTGGTTGAACAGATGATGGAGTCTTTCAACAAAGTGGTTCACGGTGAGCTACGAGAAGAGCGTGTGGTGCGGCGGTTGGATGATGATGTTGACGTGCTGTATACCGCTATCAAACTCTATCTTGCACGCATGCCGAAAGAAGATTTGCCAGAAGAGGATTCACGTCGCTGGGCAGAGATTATTGAGATGGCGCTCAACCTGGAGCAAGCGGGCGATATCATCGAGCGCATGTGCGCAGATGTGGCCGATAAGTCATTGCAGGCCCGGCGCGCATTCTCCGCCGAAGGATTAGGAGAGTTAAATACTTTGCAGGAGCAGGTGCTGAATAATTTACGCCTGAGTCTGTCGGTATTTTTGTCTAAAGACCTCACCAGCGCCAAACGCCTGCGCCGTTCCAAACACCGCTTCCGCATCCTGATTCGCCGCTTCTCTCATGCACACGTTGAGCGCTTACATCAACAGAACGTGCAGAGCATCGAAACCAGTTCCCTGCATTTAGGGTTGCTGGGGGATATGAAGCGTCTGAACTCGCTGTTCTGTGCAGTGGCGTATACGGTGCTGGATCAGCCGGATGATGAGCGGGATGAGGATTAA
- a CDS encoding ABC transporter permease → MSRAEKIYHRLIIWLLLIILAAPLLATLLYGISTDWSDTILPQGFTLKWLIALWSDPRFLTALGHSLLICFGALLFSLVLVLPAMFVIAYYYPKLDAVMNVLILMPFAVPPVVSSVGLLQLYSSSPLMITGTPWILVGCYFTIALPFIYRAIANNMQAINLKELIDASHLLGASTWQAALFVVLPNLRKGVFIAVLLSFSFLIGEFVFANLLVGTRYETLQVYLYNMRNGSGHFTSALVISYFAVVLLVTWLANALNPERG, encoded by the coding sequence GTGTCTCGCGCGGAAAAAATTTATCATCGCCTGATTATCTGGCTGCTGCTGATCATCCTCGCCGCCCCGCTGCTGGCGACGCTGCTGTACGGCATATCCACCGACTGGAGTGACACTATTCTGCCGCAGGGCTTCACACTTAAGTGGCTTATCGCACTGTGGAGCGATCCGCGTTTCCTGACGGCGCTCGGTCATTCGCTGCTGATTTGCTTTGGTGCGCTGTTGTTCTCGCTGGTGCTGGTGCTGCCTGCGATGTTTGTAATCGCTTACTATTATCCGAAGCTGGATGCGGTGATGAACGTGCTGATTCTGATGCCGTTTGCCGTACCGCCGGTGGTGTCATCCGTTGGCCTGCTGCAGCTTTACTCGTCATCACCGCTGATGATCACCGGCACGCCGTGGATTCTGGTCGGCTGTTATTTCACCATCGCGCTGCCGTTTATCTACCGCGCCATTGCCAACAATATGCAGGCGATCAACCTGAAAGAGCTGATTGATGCGTCTCATCTGCTGGGTGCCAGCACCTGGCAGGCAGCACTGTTTGTGGTGTTGCCCAACCTGCGCAAAGGCGTGTTTATCGCGGTGTTGCTCTCTTTCTCTTTCCTGATAGGTGAGTTTGTGTTCGCTAACCTGTTAGTCGGCACTCGCTATGAAACCTTACAGGTGTATCTCTACAATATGCGTAACGGCAGCGGCCACTTTACCAGTGCGCTGGTGATCTCCTATTTTGCTGTCGTCCTGCTGGTCACCTGGCTGGCGAATGCCCTCAATCCTGAACGAGGCTGA
- a CDS encoding alkaline phosphatase family protein: protein MKTILVVLDGLSNQVAQHAMGYLFAECKQGNGQYYTLTCELPSLSRPLYECILTGIPPVESGIIHNGVNRLSNQRSIFHYARAAGLTTAAAAYHWVSELYNQSPFNNARDRHTVAPDLPIQYGHFYWDDSYPDSHLFEDAESLRLNHDPDFLLIHPMNIDDAGHKHSLSSPQYRNRARMADGYLSQWMPGWLAAGYQVIVTADHGMNDDRSHGGILPEETQVPLFVFGAGFSRQPDLEPQQIELCGIVCTLLGIEHDKPVCHGLLAGPR, encoded by the coding sequence ATGAAGACAATCCTGGTGGTACTGGATGGCCTGAGCAATCAGGTGGCACAGCATGCGATGGGCTATCTGTTTGCCGAATGCAAGCAGGGTAATGGCCAATACTACACGCTCACCTGCGAGCTGCCTTCGCTATCGCGTCCGCTATACGAGTGCATTCTGACCGGTATTCCGCCGGTAGAGAGCGGCATTATACATAACGGCGTCAATCGCCTGAGCAATCAGCGTAGCATCTTCCATTACGCCCGCGCCGCCGGTTTAACCACGGCCGCTGCCGCCTATCACTGGGTCAGTGAGCTGTATAACCAATCCCCGTTCAACAATGCGCGTGATCGCCACACCGTCGCCCCCGATTTGCCGATCCAATACGGCCACTTTTACTGGGACGACAGTTATCCGGATTCCCACTTGTTTGAAGATGCTGAGAGCCTGCGTCTGAACCACGATCCGGACTTTTTACTGATCCACCCGATGAATATTGACGATGCCGGGCATAAACACAGCCTGTCATCGCCGCAATACCGCAACCGCGCACGAATGGCCGATGGCTATTTGTCACAGTGGATGCCCGGCTGGCTCGCCGCGGGCTATCAGGTGATCGTCACCGCCGACCACGGCATGAACGATGACCGTTCGCACGGCGGTATTTTACCGGAAGAGACGCAAGTGCCGCTGTTTGTGTTTGGTGCAGGCTTCTCACGTCAGCCCGATCTCGAACCGCAGCAGATCGAACTGTGCGGTATTGTCTGCACGCTGCTCGGCATTGAACACGACAAACCCGTGTGTCACGGTTTGCTGGCGGGGCCGCGTTAA
- the gntK gene encoding gluconokinase, which translates to MTTPSPSHHVFILMGVSGSGKSAVANQVSHQLSTAFLDGDFLHPRSNIMKMADGHPLDDNDRQPWLQALNDAAFAMQRTQAISIIVCSALKKSYRDILRQGNQNLKFIYLKGDFETIESRLKARKGHFFKPQMLVTQFETLQEPGADEPDVLVVDINHSLDEVVAATVATIEEAINKG; encoded by the coding sequence ATGACCACGCCATCTCCATCGCACCACGTCTTTATCCTGATGGGCGTTTCCGGCAGCGGAAAGTCTGCCGTCGCTAATCAGGTTTCTCATCAGTTGAGCACGGCATTTCTGGATGGCGATTTCCTCCATCCGCGCAGCAACATCATGAAAATGGCCGACGGTCATCCGCTGGATGATAACGATCGCCAGCCGTGGCTGCAGGCGCTGAATGATGCCGCGTTCGCCATGCAGCGCACCCAGGCTATTTCGATTATCGTCTGCTCGGCGTTGAAAAAGTCCTACCGCGATATTCTGCGTCAGGGCAACCAAAACCTGAAGTTCATCTATCTGAAGGGCGATTTCGAAACCATCGAATCGCGTCTGAAAGCACGTAAAGGTCACTTCTTTAAGCCGCAGATGCTGGTGACGCAGTTTGAGACCTTGCAAGAGCCTGGGGCTGACGAGCCCGATGTACTGGTGGTTGATATTAATCATTCACTGGATGAAGTCGTTGCGGCCACGGTTGCGACCATTGAGGAAGCAATCAACAAGGGTTAG
- a CDS encoding ABC transporter ATP-binding protein codes for MSYLNVTQLNKSYGPTSIFENIDFSADEGEFVTLLGPSGCGKSTLLRCIAGLTDVDSGKILLQGQDIVPLPPQKRTIGMVFQSYALFPNMTVEKNVAFGLKMQKLPGGDIQKRVMEALALVELTDFARRYPHQLSGGQCQRVALARSLVTRPRLLLLDEPLSALDARIRRHLREQIRNIQQELKLTTIFVTHDQEEALTLSDRIVLMNRGKIVQNGNAEALYTQPADLFAAGFIGNYNLLSAEQATQLTGQTFTGQVAIRPESIRLSAPQDGIPGTILSHSLLGNVIRYRVVANSVELSVDVLNRSVADLHPAGMQIGLQLEMSTLRQVA; via the coding sequence ATGAGTTATCTGAATGTCACCCAGCTGAACAAAAGCTACGGCCCCACCAGCATCTTTGAAAATATCGATTTCAGCGCCGATGAAGGCGAGTTTGTCACCCTGCTCGGCCCGAGCGGTTGCGGCAAATCGACGCTGCTGCGCTGCATCGCCGGTTTGACCGATGTCGATAGCGGCAAAATTCTGCTGCAGGGTCAGGATATCGTGCCGCTGCCACCGCAGAAACGTACTATCGGCATGGTGTTTCAGAGCTACGCACTGTTCCCCAACATGACGGTGGAGAAGAACGTGGCGTTTGGCCTGAAAATGCAGAAACTGCCAGGCGGCGATATTCAGAAACGCGTTATGGAAGCGCTGGCACTGGTCGAACTGACCGATTTTGCCCGCCGTTATCCGCACCAGCTTTCTGGCGGACAATGCCAGCGTGTTGCCTTAGCGCGCTCCCTGGTCACGCGTCCTCGTTTGCTGTTGCTGGATGAGCCGCTCTCCGCACTGGATGCGCGTATCCGCCGCCATCTGCGCGAACAGATCCGCAACATTCAGCAGGAGTTAAAGCTCACTACGATTTTCGTTACCCACGATCAGGAAGAGGCGCTGACGCTGTCGGATCGCATCGTGCTGATGAACCGTGGCAAGATCGTGCAAAACGGCAACGCTGAAGCCCTCTACACGCAACCAGCCGACCTATTTGCCGCCGGGTTTATCGGCAACTACAACCTGCTGAGTGCGGAACAGGCAACGCAGCTCACCGGCCAGACATTCACGGGTCAGGTAGCGATTCGACCTGAGTCAATCCGCTTGAGTGCACCGCAGGATGGCATTCCGGGCACTATTCTCAGTCACAGCCTGCTGGGTAATGTCATTCGCTATCGCGTAGTGGCGAATAGCGTGGAGTTATCCGTCGATGTGCTGAACCGTAGCGTGGCGGATTTGCACCCTGCTGGCATGCAAATTGGTCTACAGTTAGAGATGTCGACGTTGCGCCAGGTTGCTTAA